The Pseudomonas sp. LFM046 region CCTACGTGGCCTACGTCAGCGCCGCGTACCGCCCGGACATTCTCAACGAGCTGTGCCAGTTCTTCATCGATCACCGCGTGGAGCTGGAAAACCTCACCTGCGACACCTACCAGGCGCCACAGACCGGCAGCACCATGCTCAATGCCACCATCACCGTGACCCTGCCGGCAGGCACCCAGATCAGCTGGCTGCGCGACCAGTTCCTCGACTTCGCCGATGCCCTGAACCTGGACGCCCTGATCGAACCCTGGCGCCCGCAACACCCCTGAGGAGCAAGCTGACATGGCCGTTTCCCTGAACCAACCCGTCGCCGACTTCACCGCCCAGGCCACCAGCGGTCTGGAAGTCAGCCTGTCGGCCCTGAAGGGCAAGCAGGTGGTGATCTATTTCTACCCGAAGGACAGCACTCCAGGCTGCACCACCGAAGGCCAGGGATTTCGCGACCAGCACGGCGCCTTCCTGGCGGCCAACACCCTGGTGTTCGGCGTATCGCGCGACGGCATGAAGTCTCACGAGAACTTCAAGTGCAAGCAGGAGTTCCCCTTCGAGCTGATCTCGGACAAGGACGAGGCACTCTGCCAGCTGTTCGACGTGATCAAGCTGAAGAAGCTCTACGGCAAGGAATACATGGGCGTCGACCGCAGCACCTTCCTGATCGACAAGGCCGGCGTGCTGCGTCAGGAGTGGCGCGGTGTGAAGGTGCCGGGCCACGTGGATGCGGTACTTGCAGCCGCCCAGGCACTGAACAAGGGCTGAGGCTCGCTCCAATAAAAAAGGCCGCGATTGCGGCCTTTTTTCTTTCCCCTCAGCGCCCTGCCTCCAATGGCGGACCCGCGCGGGGCCAGGCGTCCAGCACGGCCTTGAACAGGGTCGCCAGCGGGATGGCGAAGAACACGCCCCAGAAGCCCCAGAGCCCGCCAAACAGCAGCACCGCGCAGATGATCGCCACCGGGTGCAGGTTCACCGCCTCGGAAAACAGCAGCGGCACCAGGACATTGCCATCCAGGGTCTGGATCACGGTGTAGACCACCATCAGGTAGATGAACTGGTCGCTCCAGCCCCACTGGAACAGGGCGATCAGCGCCACCGGCACGGTCACCACCACTGCGCCGATGTACGGCACCACCACCGAGAGCCCCACCAGCAGGCCCAGCAGCGCCGCGTAGTTGAGCCCCAGCCAGACGAAGGCCACGTAGGTCACGCCGCCGCAGATGACAATCTCGATCACCTTGCCGCGAATGTAGTTGGCAATCTGGAGGTTCACTTCTTCCCAGACCTGGGTCATCAACCCGCGCTCGCTGGGCAGGTAACCACCGAACCAGCGCCCGATCAGCTCCCGGTCCTTGAGGAAGAAGAACACCAGGATGGGCACCAGCACCAGGTAGATCATGATGTTGACCAGCAGCGGCAGGCTGGACAGGGAGAAGGTGAGCGCCCACTGGCCGAACTTGCCCACTTCGTTGCGGGTGAGTTCGATCGCCCTCAGCACCTGCTCGTCGGTCACCAGGTGCGGGTAGCGCTCGGGCAGGAGCAGCAGCAGCGATTGCCATTCGGCGAGCATGCCCGGCACTTCCTTGAACAGGGTGCTGACCTGCTGCCAGAGCAGCG contains the following coding sequences:
- a CDS encoding peroxiredoxin, which gives rise to MAVSLNQPVADFTAQATSGLEVSLSALKGKQVVIYFYPKDSTPGCTTEGQGFRDQHGAFLAANTLVFGVSRDGMKSHENFKCKQEFPFELISDKDEALCQLFDVIKLKKLYGKEYMGVDRSTFLIDKAGVLRQEWRGVKVPGHVDAVLAAAQALNKG
- a CDS encoding AI-2E family transporter; this translates as MLKVLRDWVQRYFSDEEAVVLAVVLVLGFTAVLTLGNMLAPVLAGMVLAFLMQGMVNLLERIHLPQTFAVWIVFTLFIGALALILGVLVPLLWQQVSTLFKEVPGMLAEWQSLLLLLPERYPHLVTDEQVLRAIELTRNEVGKFGQWALTFSLSSLPLLVNIMIYLVLVPILVFFFLKDRELIGRWFGGYLPSERGLMTQVWEEVNLQIANYIRGKVIEIVICGGVTYVAFVWLGLNYAALLGLLVGLSVVVPYIGAVVVTVPVALIALFQWGWSDQFIYLMVVYTVIQTLDGNVLVPLLFSEAVNLHPVAIICAVLLFGGLWGFWGVFFAIPLATLFKAVLDAWPRAGPPLEAGR